The Cryptomeria japonica chromosome 2, Sugi_1.0, whole genome shotgun sequence region GGGTTAAGTACTTTTATTGCAATGAAAAGGTAGTTTTGTGGTGAATAAAAGGTGACTTAAccacttcatttctcactttgcattctaAGCGATAGAGAAGAAGAATGCAGTGAAGGAGAATTAGTAGAGATTATGAGCGATATCCAAATTTGGTGTGCGATTTTGCATCTAGTTGAAAGGTGTTTAATAGTGAAACCTCTTTTcgattgaagtttgaaatttggatTTGATAAGATGGATGCATCTAGTACTAcaactcctttggttgttgaaatcatTGAGTGTGCATGTTCAAGCTTCAAgaatcattcattcattttgatAGAAGATGATCCTAAGAGTGTGTTTTCATTAGTGCCCTACAAAGTATTGCATATTGAAGATATTAGGGTATACACGCACTGCCCCATTAAGGAATTGGGTAGCTCACAAATGTTGAATCTGTATAATAATCAGCTAGCAGATAAGAGTTTGATGTTGAAACCTAAATTTCAAGGACTGGAAGACAAGGGTTTTGCCTAGTTCACTAGGTTTCCAATATTCTATGAAGAGGAATGGATCTAGTTCATACTGAGCctacatgatgaattcatatggttggataaGCCCCACAAAATCACCAAGATGGTCATTCAAGCTGTGAGAAGATTATGTGTAATTGGAGAACAACCATCCCTAGAGCCTGTaaagaatgaatttgtgaccaaTGCAAcatgatcaaaatttgacaaatgggAAATGACAATTAACGATATCTTGGATCACGATATCAAGTTCGCATCAATGGTCATTGGGTATAAAATCTATTATTCTAGCAAAGAAAATTTTGCTTTTGGCACTACCATTTATGCCGCATATGAGATGATGAGagagaataagaaatatgatctttgtgagttgCTTCAGAGTGAGCTTATCAAGAATATTAATaagatcaaagaaaataagaaacatcctttcaagttcAACACATTACCTCTATGTCTTTTTTTCTACTTTGTGCAAGAGATTCCATGTGTTGGGAAAGTGCAATGGGCATTTAATAGACTTGTAGGAGTTCAAATCCAGGAAGACCTATATAGCTTTGGTGACTCCAAGGTCCGAAATAAGAATACATGGCGTTATTTCAAAAACTTCCAGAAGGAAATGCATGAAAGGGAGAGAATCCCTACAACTATTGTAGAGAAATACAAAGACACCATCTGCTTTATGGTAGATACAAACCAGTGTTTGATGGAAGCTGTAGAGCCTTGGATGTTATGGATTattccaatgggctatgaggttgataaACAAATTTTGGAACTGTACGCACAACATATGCTGAGAAAACTAGTGGATCCCAATGAGGAAAGGTTTGGAACATATAAAGAGAAAATCTTAAAATTGCATCAGCAGTTCAACAAACTAGTGATTCAAAAGAAGGTGAGAAAAGAAGTTGAGGCTCTTGTGAAGAGCATGGGGATATCTAAGGAAGCTGTCcaaaaaaatagaggaaaatatTCTCTTTGAGGAACAGACAGTGAAGAAGGAATCAAAACCAAAAGTGCCTAAGCCTAAGCCAAGGCAAGTCAGAAGCACAAATCCTTCCTTCGGTCCTGGAAAGCCAACAAGCAAGTCTAAATATTCAATCAAGTCATCCGATGgtgaaaagaagaggaaaacaGTTAGATTTGTGACTGTGGATGATGAAGAGACTGAATTTGATGAGGCGGTGATGAAGGTGAAGGCCAAAGCTCCTAAAACTACCAAAGTTGCAAAAGAAAAACCATTCGGTGAAAGCAAATCTGGTAATAAATCTATGACATCTGAGTTTGATGAAACACTAAAATAGGGTAAATTCACTATTGTACCTCCTATAACATTAGAACAAATTATGAATGAAGTTGTTAAGAATGGTACCCTGAAGCCACTATCTgagtggtatgacaattttgatgaatcCGACAAGAGAACACTACAAGAGGCTACTGCAAAATACCTAAAGGTGTATATTAAACCTTTGATCCAACTAATGATAATCATACCCAAGAGCTTGTAGgacattttggatgctagaaggCAGACAtcaaataaagaagatgagagatTAAATGAGTACATATTAGTTATCTTATGTTTAGTTATTACTATAGAAGAGATAGATAGAATCATTAATCTAGCAAAGAATAAATTTAGGAGTAAGCACATGGTAAATAAAATCATGTTAGGGAAGATAGATGAATTTGCAAAGGAGACTaaaaatattttgacaaaatttttgttAGATAATCAGTACGAGGTAAATGACGATAAAGGGCAAGAAGAACCTCATCTGGAAGAATATGACAAGAAATCATAGGTCAATCTAGAAGCTGAATAGATAATGGATGACACTTCTGTTTTGGAATTCCAGATTGATGAATAGGTAGAGGTTAGTGTGAAAGAAGAAGTTAGAGAAGAGGATGCAGGGAAAGAAGATGATGGAACAGACAAGGTTGAGTATCCTCCAGTTGTAGCAGTCAATCCTCCAGTTCTTGAGAATTCAAAAAAGGAGGAGATGGAACCTAAGGTTGAGGTTAAGACTGAGGAAAAAGACACTATTGAGACAGTGAAAGGAAAAAAGTCACTGATGATCCAAAGTTCATTCGAGGTCCAATTAACCTCGCTTCTTTTTCTCCATTTAAAAAGCTCTAACTTGCATGATTTGCCCAAGCCAAAGCTAGCAAGGATCTTTTGAAGTCCCATACTGAGGATAGTATTTTGCTAACCCTAGTAACCAATGTTTTTGAATAGTTGAAGTCCTCATTTCAAAAGGATACTTCAGACTCTCCATCCAGGTAATTAAATAGTTTGATTAATTTTCTAGATAAACATTTTGAGACTTTTGAAAAGTTTGTTGAGGAAAAGGTCCAAAACGAATTTAATGAAAAGAGGCTTCAAAATTCGAAAAGGATGATCGCCAAAGACAGAGTCACTTTAGATGCCTATGTGAAGAGAATGAAAGATGCATTGTCCGAAGGTGGAAACTTATACAAATCATGCTTATCTTTGACCAAGTTCATTGGagatattgagaagaagtctaaGGTGCATGAGAATGAGATTGAATGCATATCTCAATCAGTTAATGCCCTGTCAGTATCATTGAGCAGTCATGAGAATCAGGTAATATCACTACTTGATAAAATAAGAAGCTTGAACCATGATTGAGACAGAATGATTGACAAAGTTGGATAAGTTAGGAGTCTCATTACTCCTAAGATGGACATTATACTGAGTGCTCTCAAAGAGACTCAATATGCTCTAGCCAGCGACGATCCGAAAGATGTAAAGGTCACAGAATCTCAAGCTTATCTATTCAGTGGATTCATAATCATGTTGGAGAATCTATAGAAGGCTTGGGATAGCCACTTGGACTCATTAAAAAATCCTTTTgttgatatcttcaaatttttgtgagtataGAAGGATTGTGTGTACATACATGTAAATAGCATTTTTAATTTTTGGaattctaccttttccattgatgtcaaatggggagaatagatgagtgaaaaatgttgatcttagggggagatattttattctttgattctttggatCTGACAGTTAAATTCTTGTTGTAGTGTATATATCTTGGTTTGGTCcgacacagtcatttttcactaagtgttgccatcaatgccaaagggggagattgttgacaagagacactacattgatgataaaatgttgtcattgatggaaaattgtgTCTGATATCCAATCcacagttcatgattcattcataccagaagattgattgaggtccagtGAGAAGAACAGGTCATCTGATAGAGTGTACAATGTTGTGGTTGCAGATCTTGGAGATGCATTGTGGATGTGTAATATGGCTTATCCTAGGTTTATGAACTCTGGTGTTGTGAATTGAGTAAATTGGAAGATCCGGCAGACAGTTTTCTGGTAGAACAATGCTTTGTGGTAGTAGTGTGTGAAGATTCATTGTGAAAATCTTATGGATCAATTTTAGCGGTTATTTgtgtttttgaggtcgttgagccTCCATATGAGAAGTGTGTGGACAATCTATTTTGGTTTGcttggttgtttttggatcagattgagccgacttgggtaacacatttcatgttgcgtgttatgtgttTTTGGATTGACTTGATGAAGAGCTAAATTGatgttgtagatatataagactaattgatttgatcatttggtaGATAGATGGttgtgtgaagtgtgtatgagtgattgtgcattGTTTCACATGCATGATTGAAAGATTGGTGATCCAGTATAATGCAGAATATCAGAACAAAGCTGAGTAGTAGATCAAAGTGTGATCATGTATTTTGTGCTTCACCGAAACCATTTCTAGCATTTGTAGATGCTTCTTATTAGTTCAATTTTAATTATTACATGTAatctttttgtaaggcagtgagccttccgaggttgtaTCCCTTacttgtaattaagtagtgagctttaggaagtgttcctgaatgcatgtgcattccccttatgtaatatttttatacttacaacaaagtatattaatattgtgggtttgaatcccaccgtggtttttctcttaatcgggtttccatgtaaaagtcttggtgttatggtgttgttgatcttttctttgtgtttctgcactttacttttcttcatttgcattaagtggttgaaagaacatgTTAATatagttaaaaattgcagaacactgattcaaccccccctctcagtgatccttgatttcaacagaatgagtttgaaatgcctatgattggtggatgaaattctttttgagattgcaaattactcagttggataatgACATATTTatatcttagtccaagtatgtgaaggaattgttgaagaagtctgGTTCAGATATTTAAAGCCAattggtacccctatggtgaccagatgtaagttgactaaggttGCTGATTCTTCgaaagaaaatcagactagatataaatctatgattggtggattgatatatttgactcatactagacctaatattatgaattctCTATgccttgttgctatatttcaagatgatcctaaggaatctcatgttgtagccatgaaaaggatttttagatactttaaAGGGATAGTTgtttttggtttgtggtatcctaaagatgattttactttaagtgcttttactgatgttgattgggcaggtgatgttgatgaccataagagtactagtggtggtacatTTTTATTGGGAAAGGGATTGGTTTCTTGGATAAGTAAGAAGTAGAATTCTATTTCTTTACCTACTGCAGAGGCATAATGCATTGCTTCTACCAACAATTGTACTCAAGCTGTATGGATGAAGCATTTGCTGAAggatatcataatttttttttgatgagcctactactatataccttgataattcaagtgctattaacatttctaagaatataATGTTGCATTCaaatactaagcatatatcaatcaagttttatttcttgagagaaaaggtgaacgAGAAGGAAGTCAGATGGGAGTATGTATCCAcaaaagaacatattgcagatatctttactaagactttacctaaggatacttttaagtatctcagagagaagctaggggtgatttcccctcctgattagaactaagatgcatggatttgcattagtCCAGTGGACTTCACAGAGaaatcttgtgatctagattgatgtgTGGTGGCTGCTACTCAGGGGAGTACTTAGTATTATGGTTTAAGATGTTTAGATTTGTGAGGGGGAGAGAGTCAtgatttgttatttttaattttcatttgtGGGGAGAGAGAGTTTGGCCAAGGGAGAGAGATTTGTGCAATATGTTCCTttagcattaatgtcaaagggagagagagagctATGTGAAAAGCTTGTGTTGAGATGTGTCCATGATCTAAGGGGGACttgattattttatttctttgcattgattatttttcacattcatatgttgccatcaatacaaaagggggagattattggatattgttgagaagtttgctaagtaatgtgttgtcattgatgtcaatatattcctttgTATGCTTCAGTGTTCCAGTTAGATTGagtaagttggtttggccagtgtgttgcagatgagatgttgtagattaaagggttttgagataagtatctctggTTGATTTAGCTAAAGTTTTAGTGACCCACATGgaaatttgattgagttatgagatctagtattgtGGTTGGGTTTTCAATTATTCAATGTTAATTAGTGTTTTGAATTTTGTTCCGCATTGATCTGTGTTGTATTATCTTGGTGTGCGGATTTGGCAGAGGTTTGGGATGTTCTGGTGTGTCcttaattcagatggttcatgatttagaggtctgcaagtgaatctttcagtttgatagtcagtttagttagtgttcttgaggttcagtataatgatgatggagattccagtaagtggtgatgttgtagtTGTTACTGTGGTAATTTATGATGCTTGTGAATGCTTCTAGATCATGTCTTATCTATGTTGTTGCTCCACGTTGATCATTGTGctcgttattgatgattttctttgataCGATGGTGTTCATTTTCGTGGCCAAAATGACGATTATAGCATCTtgcagatgttcgaggcataaatattggaggtgtttcatgttcaaggtgttGATTTAAGTCCATAATATGTCTTAGCTGATATTATTCTGGTCCGCATGTAATGTTGTTGTGTGTATGATTATAGATTTGTAATTTTTGATGTGTCTTcatccgaccttgaaatataggctgatgatatgtataaataaatgtaatactcatgtgagagaggtatctatgtgtgtgaataatgtattgatctttcagaAGCAGTGAAGTAgtgcgaagaagtgtgaaagagaagaatATGTACTTAATCAAAATTGTAACCAGGAATGAGGAGATGCTactctatcagttcatgatcttccaaatgtaatatgaatgtttttgtaaggcagtgaggcTTCCCAaaggttgtagccctctttgttatgtgttttgagcagtgagttctaggcagtgcaCCTGAacgcatgtgcattccccactataatatttcatatacttctaacagggtatcatcatattgtgggtgggttcccaccatggttttccccttcactgggttttccatgtcagtttttttggtgttatgtgtgttattgatgtggtgttgatttaagCTTTCATTATTAATTATGAGATCATAAATTATGTTTGAGTTGAGTAgagtttttgagaaaattgattcacccctcctctcagttttctgCCTTGTTGCTAACATTGAGAACAGGTTCTAGATATCTCCTTTTTCCCAGATCCAAGTTTGTGGTTTAGTGGGATATATGTAGCTTACCGTTTTTGTCAATTTACTTCAATAATTTATTGTTTTGCCCTAATTCCACAATTACATTACAAATTCAattaagaaagaggataatcaaccCTAACTAGTTGAATCCAATTAGAATCTTAGACCTTTCCCCATTGGGATTGAGCCTAGACCTATTTGGTTCAACCTTGTTAcaatgtaatttggttaattgggctatttagtggatttacttagtcAAACTTGGATtccaaattttccatccattacACTACTTGATATGGATATTTATAAATTGATAGAATCTAGTTTTATATGAGAGAAAAAAATACATTGATGTTGAATATCATTACATTTGAAGGCAAGTGATGCACCACCATATTTAGTTGCAATATTTCTCAATTGATTCTTAGATTGTAGATATACTCACTAAGTCTCTTGGCAAGACAaaatttgtgttgttttgggggtaCATTTGTAGGACCAATGTATAAAGGGGAATGTTAGTGTCATACATATTATTTGGTTTGATTTCCATTAGTTCCTTACCATTTCGTACTGTTTATTAATTGTATACCTAATTTTGCattatatttatatattgcattttaATTGAATAAGACAAGTTGAGTTTTTATTTCTTCCTCTCTACTTTTAGAATGGACCCAAATAATAAGGTTAAGGTTTCTTTTCATGCAGTGAATCATCCTTGAATGAAAAGATAGCTTAGGATGATAGATGTCCTCTTGCCTCCATTTACTCTAACCTCCAATATGATCATGTTACAGTCTTTCAGTTATAACCTTTAAACCTAATAACAAATCTCAATTCAAACATTCTTTTGTTGAATACTTTTTTTTTTCCATCTCAAAAACTAATCTTCACCTTACAAAATGTATCGCATATTTTTTTTCTAACTAGAAGTTGGTAATTATCTCTAGAAACTTCAATGACTTTAGATATGAAATTCTTTTCTTCTAAATACATAATCATGCCTAGATTTAAAAAATGATAGATGTATCCAATAAAAATTTAAtagtatttaataaaaaaaaaaacttggaTCTTTTTGTGgaatttttataataatttaaaagTCAAATTTTCATCAAAGACTTAGATGCTTGGTCTATGAGATTATACAATATGCCCAACAAGAAATTTATATCAAGTTCTTGACTTTGTTAACTTCCTTtacaaataaatctaatttttttcaaaTGCAATAATAAGAAATAACAATTACCATTTCAAAACTTATAGCCACTATTCTCTACTTCAAATAACTCACTAAATACAAGAGATCTCTTTAAATCATTTCTAGGTTTTATTGTTCCTTTCATTTCATTTCTAAACACTTTGAGTTCTTGAATTTTGTAATGAAATGACAAATATATTGCAGTTTTACTATGACTATTTTAGATTAGTATAAAGAAATGCCATTTAAAATTTAACACAATCTATCAACAAGAAAATGGTGCTACACTACTCACAAATAAAAGAAGGATAAGTGTTCTGATATCTTCAACCAAAATATATGTTTCTTCATTCCATCTACATAGGTACAAGATGATAATGCTTTAATACTATATTAAAAAATGGTAGAGTGAGAAACTTAAATTCATATCGAGACattaaacaaaatattaaaaacataatACCATTGATTCGTTGATTTGTTTTAGATAATTTTACAATGAATTATTCAAATTATTATAAAGCATTACCTTCCCATAACTTCCCAAAACTTTCTAAACTACCTTACAAAGACTATTTGTCAACTAATAAATAACTAAATCTAACACTGAGTCACTAAGGTGACTTTATTATAAAAAGTAAACCACAATTTTTCCAATAACTTGATCACAAATATCTAATCAGGTAGATGCTTGATGATTAGTCCTATTATTGTTGTGTTATTGAATGAAATTAAAAATTATTGCTTCTATAACCTCTATTATAGTTGTTTTAGTTGGGTATTAGTGGAGGCTAACATTTTCAAAGGTTTCTAACCTCAATTGGACAACTTATATATTTGaaaaaatataacttccattgattaaaattaaaatcaagatTACAATCGATTTTCACAAATATCCATAGAAATACAGTgtgattaatttttattttttttgtagtatTTGCATTCTTTATATTTGTGCATTTACATATTAAATCTATCTATCTTTTGTTCTTTCTATATGCATTCCTATTTCTTGAATGGACACCTTTTTTGTTTTGATAAAGTAGAAGAATATTTTGTTAGGGAGTATGATACATCAAACAACATAAAACAACTGATATTTCCAATAGCTTGTCGTGTAATTGAATTGaagtaaaaaatattgcatttgcaacCTTGACTTTATTTAGTTGATAGAGTTAGCTATTAGTTGAGGCAATTTCCAAAGGTTTCCAATTTCAATTAGATATCTTAGAAATTCAAAAAGCATAAAATTGAAACTAAAATTACTATTACTATTTACAAGTATCTATACAAGATAgatgtaattaaaaaaaaaagtaataataaGTCTAAGGAACCAcataaaaatatttctaaacaaaataaaacaaaataaaaaataatatataagacATTAAGTAATAAAGTCAATAATAATCTTAAAACTAATTCAATTGTGAaagaaatttataatttataaatactTTCTTCATAACACTTATCATAAACTTAATACATAAAGAACTATCAATTACATACTTCAAATTACTAAGACATttaataaaattgaaataaattataatGCTAATATTACAAAAAGCTTTGTGTATGCAATTTATTGGATGTTTTAAACGATTATTTTCTCCTTTACATCTATAAGGACAAAGTTGCATCCACCCATTGTGGATATAATGTGAATATATACGTTATTCATGTTAAGAGAGAATAGTGCCTTAACAACTTATGCAATGTGAAAAGAACATCATAAATTTAAGTTGAAAATCGACACTATTAGGATTGCATTATTTTTAGAATCTGTTATTAGAATCTTAttgtcaatgcattttgttatataTTTGGATGCTAAGATGCAAAGTTGTTTTCTTTATTGCATTCCCACATACAGAAGTAATTATGCATGGTTTATTTTTGTGTATTATTTTACAACAATCCTTTCTAGCTAAAGCCTTGAAAGAGATAATCAGCTACAATGTTGAGCTCAAGACACAAATTTATCAAGTTCAGCCCCAATTGGTCGCTGTTGCTAAAGGTCACAATCGATCCCTATTTAAAACTACAAAGTTCATTGTAGAAGAGCTTGTGCTTGATATTCTTGAAGATGCAAAGTTGTTTTCTTTATTGCATTCCCACATACAGAAGTAATTATGCATGGTTTATTTTTGTGTATTATTTTACAACAATCCTTTCTAGCTAAAGCCTTGAAAGAGATAATCAGCTACAATGTTGAGCTCAAGACACAAATTTATCAAGTTCAGCCCCAATTGGTCGTTGTTGCTAAAGGTCACAATCGATCCCTATTTAAAACTACAAAGTTCATTGTAGAAGAGCTTGTGCTTGATATTCTTGAAGAAAAATGATATCTATCTTATTGTAAATTGCAAGTTGCACTTATATTGTTTCACTTAAGTGATATTCTCAGCATTAGAATGCATTGTTGCAGCTATAGTAAAACTTAAGCTATTCTTTCAAGATACCACATCTTTATTATAAATTCTTTCTTTATTATACATTTTTCCaattaaaaaaacattagaaaaaaaaaaaaacatttcccaAAATTCATGttctaacaaaataaattattaaataaaagtcAATTTTCTGACCTATgtgaaaaaatactaaaatttgtcCTAGTTGCACTTACTTGAGATTCCAcaccattttttatttgttttgacaGCTTCAAATTTCTGTGGACGGTAGGCTTGCAAGGCAGAGAAGACTTTGCTTTGTATTTACTTCCCCAAGGTACCGATTCTtttcttatttactcaatacagACCGCTGCAGCGAAGACTTTGGTGGGTATCTAACTACCCCAGATATCGATTCTTCCCACAGTTTTCGGCATAGAAAATGCGTTTACATCATACCTGCCACACCTATAGCGCTTGTCTATATGTTCTGTCTTTGGTTGACCTCAATCCAAAGCCCACCTTCATTTGTTTCGAGTCTATCTGTGGATTGAATTCCATGGCATCCACTTCTGCTTCTCCTTCCACACCTAATGTTGCAAACGCTTTTGAGGGAATTGCACCGCCATATGGGTCTTCATCATCCTCCAAACAGCCCTGGGATGTCTTCATAAATCATTGTGGAACTGATGTTAAACATACGCTCGCGACGAACATCTCCAATACTCTTAATCGTACAGGACTGCGAGTCTTCCTCGATGTGGAAGCCCTTCAAGCCGGGGATATAATCACTACAGAAATCCAAGAGGCGATGCATAGCGTTTCTGTTCACATTGCCATATTTTCTCCCAACTATGCACAATCCCCATGGTGCCTCGCAGAGCTATCTTATATGCTCAAAACTAATGCCAAAATCATTCCAGTCTTCCGAGATGTTGACCCTTCTGATCTTCGACGGGTGGCTCATGGAAAAGGAAGCTATGCTTCTGCGTTTGATGAATATGAAGAGAAGAAGAGATACACGGAAGAAAAGCTACAAGAATGGAAGACGGCACTGGAGAACGTTTCTCTTCATTCTGGCTTTGTGGTCAGGAATAATCAGTGAGTATCAATACCTCTGTTCCATTGCCTATTCTTACATTTCATGCATGTCGTTTGTTTATAATTATGGGTAAAATTATCCTCTTTTGAATTATGTTTGCAATTtacttttttttgttttccttACTGGTCCGAAACTTGTTTAGTGACGAGGGGAAGGTGTTAAAGAATATTGAAAATACAGTATTCAAGATGATGAGAAAGGTACCATTTGAGGTCGCCAAGCGTCCTGTGGGACTTGATCGCATGGTACGAGAATTTAAAAGATGTTCTCTTGAGTCTGCTACGAGTGATAGCAATGTACGGATTGTGGGGATCGTGGGAATGGGAGGAATTGGTAAAACTACTTTAGCCAAAGAGTTGTACAACCAGAAATGTTCCTGTTTCCATGCCTGCAGTTTTATATTTGATGTGCGGGAGGCTGCAAGCAAAAGTGCCTTGCATGAGAAGCAGAAAAGACTTCTCAAGGACATCGGGGTAAATAATGGAGATTTTTGTTGTGATAGTGTAGAGGAAGGTAAAGCAATTCTGGCAAGTCGCCTGAGATCTCTGTGTGCACTCATCGTGTTAGATGATGTGGGTCATGAAGATCAATTGGATGCTTTATTGCCCGGAAGGGATGCCCTTGGATCTGGCAGTTTGATTATTGTTACATCCCGTGAATTGGGTGTCCTTACAAAGTGGGGTATTTCCTCCAATGCCATCTGTATACTGAAAGGATTCAATGAGTCTCATGCCAGACAGCTTTTCTGTTGGCATGCCTTTCTACAGCCTTATCCAGAAGAGGGTTTTGAAGATCTCGTTCAAAAGTTTTTAATTGCTTGTAGTGGTCTACCATTGTCTCTCAAGGTGCTTGGAGGACAGCTCTATACAAAATCCATGGACTACTGGGAGGCCCAATTGCAAAAAATCTCAGGGATGTTGCCAAGGGATATTATGATGAAGCTTAAAGTCAGCTATGATGCCTTGGATAAAGATGAGCAAGAAATGTTCATGGATGTAGCTTGTTTCTTCATTGGGGAAAACATCAGCCTGGCTATTGCTGTATGGGATGGATCAGGCTGGAATGGATTGCTTGGTTGGGAAACACTTGTGAACAAGTGTCTTGTCAATCTAGATGAGCACGACTGCATAACTATGCATGACCATCTAAGGGATTTGGGAAGAAATCTGGCTAATAACCACTCACCTTCTCGTTTATGGCATCAGGCGCAAATAATCAAGGTTCAGGGACAGGCTAGGGTGAGCTCTCAATATTTTCTTTAATCAGTTTTCCACTTGTTTACTTGTTTGTAGCCAATTTAATCTGTGTTTTTCATTTTTAAACTCAGGAAAGCATGTATATTCGAGGCGTA contains the following coding sequences:
- the LOC131046332 gene encoding disease resistance protein Roq1; protein product: MRLHHTCHTYSACLYVLSLVDLNPKPTFICFESICGLNSMASTSASPSTPNVANAFEGIAPPYGSSSSSKQPWDVFINHCGTDVKHTLATNISNTLNRTGLRVFLDVEALQAGDIITTEIQEAMHSVSVHIAIFSPNYAQSPWCLAELSYMLKTNAKIIPVFRDVDPSDLRRVAHGKGSYASAFDEYEEKKRYTEEKLQEWKTALENVSLHSGFVVRNNHDEGKVLKNIENTVFKMMRKVPFEVAKRPVGLDRMVREFKRCSLESATSDSNVRIVGIVGMGGIGKTTLAKELYNQKCSCFHACSFIFDVREAASKSALHEKQKRLLKDIGVNNGDFCCDSVEEGKAILASRLRSLCALIVLDDVGHEDQLDALLPGRDALGSGSLIIVTSRELGVLTKWGISSNAICILKGFNESHARQLFCWHAFLQPYPEEGFEDLVQKFLIACSGLPLSLKVLGGQLYTKSMDYWEAQLQKISGMLPRDIMMKLKVSYDALDKDEQEMFMDVACFFIGENISLAIAVWDGSGWNGLLGWETLVNKCLVNLDEHDCITMHDHLRDLGRNLANNHSPSRLWHQAQIIKVQGQARESMYIRGVKFSVASSSFKEFRRPLPSSLGLKLLVDSKYEFTKQIVTPSDNLLWLRGIDFQIIRLPSWLSLRKLRILELKDANKLEKLWHNRDPPFYLRELTITGAHNFQKFPKSIGCLKDLKKIIVICSIMKNLPEEFCFLKSLEHLELVECRELSSLPCHLGDLKKLRHISLASCKGLTSLPDSFKHLIHLQYLNLRGCSAISFKLDMLENMRRLEYVDFRRCPKLKELPNQITDQVGLRVLDVQFTGLREVATDIGQLLKLESLKIGSPDLKSLPDSMWHLNMLRKIDISVTQVSTISIPKECCPSLEQLRLSGNGQLKHIGSLPTSMKTLLVVYCKRLKSITSCSGLVKLRHLCLVKCSELSELPSFAECLSLYKIFIDGCDKVKKLEGLEHAISLQELIAMTRWKSQGIQSLDCLERLNTLKLIARSRSALQPCIQTIKKWPREVLIGGRAVSDVESVMESLSLPNLTVIRRGKWWLEDWWKTHTSNADAAIICFLRYYSKEFVHNHPEVWDSERLNSLYRGSLLEVHRREGKWVYVGLFIRASNLISNTMCSRGFNLMNDDMNSHSGLSSERIMLVVGEETCVVEALTHFWNLFM